The Primulina tabacum isolate GXHZ01 chromosome 1, ASM2559414v2, whole genome shotgun sequence genome contains the following window.
AATTCCAATCTTTGAAAGCAAAACAAAAAAATGTGTTGGCTCTACAAGGTCGTCAAGCTTTAACAGATCAGAACTGATTGACAAACTTCAAATTAGTTTCAGAAACATCTACAGGCAAGCGCGACCATCCCACATAACcattctttttcctcaacataaaAACAGAGGCCGTAAGCAACAAGAACACAGCAGCAGCCAAGGGAATTAAAACACCAGTATGCCCTCTTCTCCAGCTCCTCCACACATACtctgcagaaacctcttcaccAAAACTACCCATTGAATTGTTCATCTTCCATACCTCAATTCCGTTGACAAGACCATCAACCGCATGTGGCAAGCTCGTATTCGATGGACCTACACTAACGACCAAATTGCCCAATTCCCCCCCATCAACCACAAAATCAGCATAAAATGGTGAAGCCAGCAGTCTATTTGTAACATAAGACAAATCCAGATTCTCATATGCTAAATTCCCATTAATGTAAACATTGAAATAAATCATTCCTGATGACAAGCTAGCTATATCGCAAAAATGCATCCGAACCATATACTTATAACCCTTCTCCACTTCAAATGCCAACGTTATGTTTGAATTTGGAATCGAATCATCTGAGCTTTTTATAATCCTAGCAGTATTATAAACATTATCAGGCCCCACTTCTCGACTAGCCCCACCAATTTGATAATGGATTCGACCCCCGAAATGAATTTTTTCAGAACCATCTCTCACTTGTAGGTACTTGTCATCAGTCACCCAAGTCCTCCACAAAGAGTCGTTAAAGGGCGTCACTTTAAACCCCCCCACATTCACTCTATGCACAGTTTCCAACCCATTTCTCAACAACCCATGAATCCACTCAACTTTTCCGCTATCAACGTACTGTGCTACATCAGCAATCAAATCTTTCGGAGCAGATATCACTTCTATCGCATTCACAAACCCGAATTTTGAATTTTCTGACGGTATAAACACAATATCCAGCTTTCCCATATCATCAGGGATCACAAACTCTTTAATTATGGGAAGACCATCACCTTTCGGCACTCGAAAGTTATTTAGCAACAAGAATCCGTTCGCCACGACATGAAATTCAACCTCAAAACAATTACAACAACCATTCGCAAAACGTGGATGAAAATGGAGGCGTACCAAATGATGGGTCCCACGATCTGAAATTGGGAACGCGTAATGCGCTGGACGATTGAAGGCCCTAGCTGTTTGATACAAAGGAGACGAAGAATCAAGCTGAGATTCAGCTTTCAACAAATGAGTCGACCGTGTCGAGATGAGAAATCCAGAATCGTCATCGGTGAAGACTCGGTGATCCGGGTCCAGGGTTTCGGTAGCGCTTGAGCCACAGTTCACTAGATAATGATCGATTGGAGAGAAGGTATAGACGGTGGTGCATACGAGGGAGAAGATGCAGAGAGAGAAAGTGAAAGATATGGAGTATACCCCCGTCCCCATTGCAGACAGAATAAGATCTTCAAACTTGGAAGAATTGTCTTTTGAATGAAGTAGGCATGGAAAATAAAAATCTGGGCCACGCGTAAATTCTTAAGTGGGCTCAACCAGACGCAAAAACGTGTCGCATAAAGTTTGGCTAACTCGACCCGACATAAACCGACACGCCTTGTCTGACCTCACCTTACCAAGTTGCCAAGTGTCAGATTCCAGCCAGCTGGATCTGCTGCTGCATGCTCGCCCACCGTTACTGAATACGTTAAAATTTACTTCCACACTCATGATCCCACCAAGTGTCTCATGTACGAAATGGTATAAGGATTTCTTTAAATGCAGCAACACAAGGAACCTGAATCGGCGAACAATTTCTTGGAATTTTCAACCTGTCCTCTGGTACTGTTTCAGGTACGGCTTCACAGTGTCTATATTTACGTAATTgcctatgtttttttttttccccgtGTGTTGCGATGTATACGgctaatttgttttattttaatttcttttaaaatgaaTAGAATGTCAATTTATTTACTTCCACCAAATCAAAACTCTCAAGTTTCCATGACCATTATTTCATTTTATTCCTTCTTTCTTTCGAGGTTACAACTTACAAGCAAGACAGTCTTTATGGAACGAGCAAGAACTATTACCTCCCTTAGCTTCAGTTCATCCTATATGAGAACATTTCTGCAACTCCACAGCATCAATAGCCAAACCTCTCTACAGGAGGAAATTCACACATCCCTACTACCCCTTCAACCTGCTCCACCAGAAGATGATTACACGGATGCGGCACCACTCCACTGCTAATCCCCTTCATCCACAAAGCTCCATGTATATATACTTCTTTCCCTTCTTAGCCATCCCTATCCTTACGTTCGAAATACTAATCCCAGTAAAAGTATCACCCGAAATCCCCTGCATCATTCCAGCCATTGTCATTTGTCACATTCTCCGCCACAACGTAACCTTCAAACATATTTTGGtgcaaattttatattaaaataatgtGCTTTCTGTATCAAATACAACATTCATTCTCAACACATTTAATTCAAATCTTACGcccaaaaaaattttatttaacatataatatatcaatattatattattaataaatttaaataatattaatagttTTTACTATAACTatttgtaataaaaaataaaaaaagtaaatttgtaataaaaaaaacaaaaaaatttgaaaaaaatgcaAACTACTGCGTCAAACAGAGGAAGGAGGCTGTGTTATTTTGCTAAAATAGCACAGCCTCCCTTGGAAGACAGAATGCTGCACGCAGATGCCCTAAAGTCAATTCCTACAATCTCAGGCAACGCGTTCGGGTGGTCATAATAAAGGTCCGCGTGAGAGCCATAGTTCCCAGTCATTCAAAAAACTCATTTCATTGAGCAGCAACAAAATCtacattgataaaaaaaaattgtaacagaaatttaaatttaaaagccTAAAAGTCATGTTATCGAACTTTTGGAAAAGTAtcttcactttttttttttatagaaaaaaagatacattttaaaatattataataaattggattagaaaaaaatatatatataatctaacCAATCTGAACTCTTAGGACCTAGCCGTGATTGTCCTCATTCTAATGGCACTACCGCCGACCCTTACGAATATGTGTACCCCACCACCACAAGATCTATTCTTTACTAAAATCCTCACGCCATATttgcttcttttttttcttctttttttaaatgtttggcAGTGCAAAGTTGACGAGGCTTACAGAGAAATTCATGATTAATATTGTTAGGCTAAGTTCAGGAGCACGCCAAAAACTCATGTCAGATCAACGTTTAAAGTATTTTGGGTAAACTTTTACCAAAAACTGCACATAAAATCTGGAGTCTTGAAGCCTGTGTTTCAAACTTTTAATCACTGCAACAATAAATGATTATTGTGACATTTTTTTGTtgacatttttaattaaatgttgttacaaatacttaataatgacacttgtaaaaaattaataatgtgtaaaataaaaaaacttgttagattagttatcctgatatttttaattgatgtcatttttatatggagggaaacaattatttttctcacatcgtaaaaaatcattaaaaaactaaaaattgtcaatataaataaatgtgggaatatttgggttggataaatattggagggaaaataattgtttatcttaatataaaaaaatgacatcaattaaaaatatcaggataactaatctaatatgtttttttattctcacatttattttatctatttttccctcctcctatatttatccaacccaaatattctcacatttgttattgtcactataaataacatacacgacacttttagttgtcattaaaaatgattttaactgacatataaatttgtcattattactataataacaaggcatgtataatgtatttaaaacatgagttttcctgacatttaaaattgtcgttatatgaataattagtaacacgtatgaagttgtcattaacatcttataatgacattaaaaaatgtcaggaagtttaagacgacattggaatagaggacatttgttggaggtggtattaaaacttaaatgtcactaaatattgaatatgatgacatttatgaatgtcaccatAAGTATTTATTCTTGTAGTGAATCTTAAATTCCATTTTCATGAAATAATCCTATTTCAAAGttataacaaaaaaaatgtcGTTGATTTCAAGATTTCTGATGGTGTCTACTGTCTagtttgggtcatccatgacaaCGTAATATCAATAAGTATTAATAATTCATATCACTGATTTTTACTCAATTTCTTGGATCCTCTTATTCGAGTGTTTGAAGATTACCGTTCGAGGTAACCAGAATATCGTCGTGGTGTTCTAACCCATGCTTTAGAATCTTGAGAAGTTATTTTGATACGTGCTCGCAAAAAAAAGGGAAAACTTTAAGAGGTGTCTGAGTTCATAGAGTGTGTGAACATTTGATCAATAGTCGGTAGTTTAATTCCTCGTACCAATATCTTCTCGGATAAGTTTGTCGCACATGGTTTGTCCAATCGATTTACTTGATTAGTTTGATTTGTAAGATATTGTGTTAATCCGATGTttatccaatatatattaaaaaaatagtgATTGCAAGTTGACACGTCATAGAAGAAATATAGTTGTTGCCATGTGtactaaaaattcaaaattattttgatattaaaaaatacAATTCAAAATTAAATTACTTATTAAAACTTGATATTATGAAGGTTGTGATATATATAATTAGTAAGTCGATCTCACGCgtctatatttataaaaatggtGAATGCggtttatatataaaaataataataatattttttcatgatcatTTCTCTTTTCACTTGTCACAATCACatagtttaataatattaatttatgtttGTCTCTTTGAGATATCGatattttatattatcaaatttcagtttttttcATGGAGTGAACGCCTCACTATCAGTACATTAATGTCATATCAACGCCACGTAGAAGATTTAGAATGTCCATTGTACTCACACCTCGTTCAATCCTACCAAATATGTCCTAATtgtataatattaatttctattTTAGTATTTTGTTAATATAAtctcaattaatatttatttattcacacatgaattattttcaagattttacCCCAAAACCATTAGTGATTATTTCAACGGATAGACTCTATCATAATTCTTTCAAATCGTAAACCCAAATAAAGAACTTACAATTCAAGTTTGATTTctataaatagaaaaataatttaaattagaaTATATGAAACTATAAATAAAATCGTGTAAAACTATCACCTGAATAACATCCaatgataaattatttgaaTATCAAATTATATCCTTATATAACTTAATTTTAATggcttaaataatttatttatataaatgaGTAGGTACTTATGGGACGGTTTCAAAAATTTACCTGTGAgacattaatataaaaataattttttattaattgagtCGTTTTACAATATTGATATGGAAGGCAGTCTAATATGAGTTTtttgtatttattatatttaatctttttaataaaaatataaatgctATATTTATGATATactttttaaaattacaaaaatcatcgttttttgaaaaaaagaaaaataattggtTTGGGATATTGTGACAATTCTAAATATATTCTACCGGGAGTGACTTCACGTCACCGTAAAGCGCGTGAACAACCTCCTACTTTCTGAGCGTTTATAAATTGTTTTTGCTATTACATCTACTCGTTTCCGAAAAAAAAATCCCTCTTCCACGCTCTTTCCCCCTTTTTACAAACAAAACCTAaaaacacacatatatatacatacagaTTCGAATATGTATTCACCGATACATACATGTATCAATAGTTAACGTACGTACGCGTGGATGTGCTGGTGAATTTTGTGATTCTGACTTTATTTTGATCGAAAAGTATGAAGAAAAGATTGAGGGAATTTTGTgccgttgtttttgttttccGTATCTCTATTTTCGTTCTTGTAGCCGAACACTAGGTTTGAGATTTTGTATAGATAGATTGTAACTGTAGCCGAGGCTTTAAAATTTGTTGATAGATGGGGTTTAGCATTCTAGGTTTAGGATGATTAGTGGTTGATTTCCAATTTTTTGTATTGGATTTGATGGTATTGGGATATGGATTATTACTGAGCTGGATCAGTTGGTGAATTTTAGCTTGCAGTTAGTTTCTTGAGGCGTTGTTGCTGTTTTTTGGAACGCTGTCAACATGGACTTGGTTATGTGCTGTATTGGCTCTCCATGAAACGAAGGGGCTTATTTTTAAGTGAGGAAATTTGATGTGACTTGTTTGAGTCCGGGATTTACTTACCTTCGGTCTTTGGTTATACTCAATTGGATTAGATTTGGTGAATTCGAAGAGATTGTGGCTGAGATTCATTTTTAGCTTGTGTAAAAGTTATATGCGATTCCGAACTGCAGAATGAGCGTAGAAAATGAATATCAAAGCTGTCCGCACAATGCTTCTGGAAATTTCGGAGTAGTTTTAAAGTAATTACCTTACTTATTTTATCTGCTGATCTTGTTTATCCCTGgtttttaattatattgtgTTTGGGATTAATACCAGAGTGTTTTGATGATTCAGGGAGCCTAAACTATCATATACGAGGGAGTTTCTAGTGTCTTTGAGCAATTTGGATATCTGCAGGAGGCTGCCAAGTGGATTTGATGAATCACTGCTGAGGTGAGAATTGAATGCTGATTACATCATGGaaaccaaaaaataatattcttagtgaAGTTTACTGTGTTACTTGTTCAGAATATCTAT
Protein-coding sequences here:
- the LOC142552980 gene encoding putative receptor-like protein kinase At5g24010, which encodes MGTGVYSISFTFSLCIFSLVCTTVYTFSPIDHYLVNCGSSATETLDPDHRVFTDDDSGFLISTRSTHLLKAESQLDSSSPLYQTARAFNRPAHYAFPISDRGTHHLVRLHFHPRFANGCCNCFEVEFHVVANGFLLLNNFRVPKGDGLPIIKEFVIPDDMGKLDIVFIPSENSKFGFVNAIEVISAPKDLIADVAQYVDSGKVEWIHGLLRNGLETVHRVNVGGFKVTPFNDSLWRTWVTDDKYLQVRDGSEKIHFGGRIHYQIGGASREVGPDNVYNTARIIKSSDDSIPNSNITLAFEVEKGYKYMVRMHFCDIASLSSGMIYFNVYINGNLAYENLDLSYVTNRLLASPFYADFVVDGGELGNLVVSVGPSNTSLPHAVDGLVNGIEVWKMNNSMGSFGEEVSAEYVWRSWRRGHTGVLIPLAAAVFLLLTASVFMLRKKNGYVGWSRLPVDVSETNLKFVNQF